A genomic window from Meleagris gallopavo isolate NT-WF06-2002-E0010 breed Aviagen turkey brand Nicholas breeding stock chromosome 23, Turkey_5.1, whole genome shotgun sequence includes:
- the LOC100550056 gene encoding probable glutamate receptor: MDKGLHFMFCVVTTVLLLRESSQTGAMRNDDAMIKANDLRGPEENLPALTVTTILEDPYVMVRSAELEGYCIDLLKALASMLHFSYKVKVVGDGKYGAISSNGNWTGMIGEILRQEADIAVAPLTVTSAREEVISFTTPFLQTGIGILLRKDTISQEMSFFHFLAPFSKETWTGLLFAYVLTCVCLFLVARLSPCEWNEPKNEENHFTFLNSLWFGAGALTLQGVTPRPKAFSVRVIAAIWWLFTIALLAAYIANFTALLSSGSEQLPIQTFEDLVKQRKLEFGTLDGSSTFYFFKNSKNPIHQMIYEYMDKRRDHVLVKTYQEAVQRVMESNYAFIGESISQDLAAARHCNLIRAPEVIGARGFGIATAQASPWTKKLSVAVLKLRESGDLDYLRNKWWESSCLHKRRDRWSPLQPQALGGLFLTLAIGLALGVIAAMVELSNKSRHAAGHVKKSCCSIFTEEMCTRLRIKENTRQTQETSGRANA; encoded by the exons ATGGACAAAGGACTTCACTTCATGTTCTGTGTGGTTACAACTGTGCTGCTCCTGAGAGAATCGAGCCAGACAG gaGCGATGAGGAATGATGATGCAATGATTAAG GCCAATGACTTGAGGGGACCAGAAGAGAACCTTCCAGCTTTGACAGTCACAACAATCTTG GAAGATCCTTATGTCATGGTGAGAAGTGCAGAACTGGAGGGATACTGCATTGATTTGCTGAAAGCACTTGCTTCAATGCTTCACTTCAGCTATAAGGTGAAGGTGGTGGGAGATGGGAAGTATGGAGCCATCTCTTCCAATGGGAACTGGACAGGGATGATTGGAGAGATTCTGAGACAG GAAGCAGACATAGCAGTGGCTCCCTTGACAGTCACGTCAGCAAGGGAAGAGGTAATCTCCTTCACTACGCCATTCCTGCAGACTGGGATTGGAATCTTGCTTCGAAAGGACACCATCTCTCAGGAGATGTCTTTCTTCCACTTCCTGGCTCCTTTCAGTAAGGAGACCTGGACTGGCCTCCTATTTGCTTATGTGCTGACGTGTGTCTGCCTCTTCCTTGTTGCCAG GCTGAGCCCTTGTGAATGGAATGAGCCAAAGAATGAAGAGAATCACTTCACCTTTTTAAACAGCCTCTGGTTTGGAGCAGGAGCGCTCACGTTGCAAG GTGTCACCCCTCGGCCCAAGGCGTTTTCTGTGCGGGTCATCGCTGCCATCTGGTGGCTCTTCACCATAGCTTTGCTGGCTGCTTACATCGCCAACTTCACCGCGCTGTTGAGCTCTGGCAGCGAGCAGCTCCCGATCCAGACTTTTGAAGATCTTGTGAAGCAAAGGAAGCTTGAGTTTGGGACACTGGATGGCTCCTCCACTTTCTACTTCTTTAAG AACTCCAAGAATCCCATCCATCAGATGATCTATGAATATATGGACAAGAGACGAGACCACGTTTTGGTCAAAACCTACCAGGAAGCAGTTCAGCGTGTGATGGAATCCAATTATGCCTTCATTGGTGAATCAATCTCTCAAGACCTTGCAGCCGCCAGGCACTGCAATTTGATCAGAGCCCCTGAAGTTATTGGAGCCAGAGGATTTGGCATTGCCACTGCCCAGG CATCGCCCTGGACTAAGAAGCTATCAGTTGCTGTCCTCAAGCTGCGTGAATCGGGTGATCTGGACTATTTGCGTAACAAGTGGTGGGAGTCCAGCTGCCTTCACAAACGTAGAGACAGATGGAGCCCCCTGCAGCCCCAAGCTCTGGGTGGGCTCTTTCTTACTCTTGCAATTGGCCTTGCATTAGGAGTGATTGCAGCTATGGTGGAGCTGTCAAATAAGAGCAGACATGCTGCTGGACATGTCAAG aaatcTTGTTGCTCCATTTTCACGGAAGAAATGTGCACTCGTCTAcgtataaaagaaaatacaagacaAACCCAGGAGACTTCAGGGAGGGctaatgcttaa
- the LOC116217419 gene encoding uncharacterized protein LOC116217419, translated as MRPRAGQGSSRDAGGLALPLTPQVKQALGLKGLFLRNPKQASLDSHAAGQLHRKHSFSSHILRRTASAPTKSQKKKKGFPEIVFDTKDNSSEGASEDHEAEAASQPCFAQEPESASLSPAPRDGASGEVHGKGLKGKAHSSHKAKSQSCAQGGAAFSEPIQRSNRVRLREHQSEKQSVFARCAINSSGRIGVATNCMKCMIGSKESPDLESKWSDQPTRPIAKDLLHHDQYNSISGEERLELENWGVKAQSRPQSDLQSCSSTGNADDLTRSTQSFVTSGKKNVESKCHGIKAHSRQRWQCQSGGKYGSTINLVAASNGSISSNSSSLESLGSPEFPKRCSETSRRQVGTLQREMNALFVQKLEEIRSKSPIFFTVKN; from the exons ATGAGGCcgagagcagggcagggctccTCGCGGGACGCCGGGGGTCTCGCCCTCCCTCTCACCCCACAG GTCAAACAAGCTCTGGGCCTAAAAGGCCTATTTCTCAGAAATCCAAAGCAGGCCTCCCTGGACAGTCATGCTGCTGGTCAGCTCCACCGCAAACATTCCTTTAGCAGCCACATCTTGAGACGGACAGCAAGTGCACCCACCAAAagccagaagaagaagaagggcTTTCCTGAAATTGTTTTTGACACAAAAGACAACAGCTCTGAAGGGGCCAGTGAAGACCACGAAGCAGAAGCTGCCTCACAGCCTTGCTTTGCGCAAGAGCCAGAAAGTGCTTCTCTGTCACCAGCTCCCAGGGATGGTGCCAGTGGGGAGGTACATGGCAAAGGGTTGAAAGGTAAGGCCCATAGTTCTCATAAAGCCAAAAGTCAGAGTTGTGCTCAAGGGGGTGCTGCTTTCAGTGAACCCATACAGAGGTCTAACAGGGTCCGGCTCCGGGAGCACCAGAGTGAGAAGCAAAGTGTTTTTGCACGCTGCGCCATCAACAGCTCTGGTAGGATTGGAGTGGCCACCAACTGCATGAAATGCATGATTGGTTCCAAAGAAAGCCCAGATCTAGAAAGCAAGTGGAGTGACCAACCTACCAGGCCTATTGCTAAAGATTTGCTTCACCATGATCAGTATAACAGTATAAGTGGAGAAGAGAGGTTAGAGCTTGAAAACTGGGGTGTTAAAGCTCAGTCCAGACCACAGTCAGATTTGCAGTCTTGCAGTAGCACTGGAAATGCTGATGATCTAACAAGGAGCACCCAGTCTTTTGTGAcctcagggaagaaaaatgttgaatCTAAATGTCATGGAATAAAGGCTCATTCCCGGCAGCGGTGGCAGTGCCAATCAGGTGGCAAGTACGGAAGCACTATCAACTTGGTTGCAGCCAGCAATGGCTCTATATCCTCCAACTCCAGCAGTCTAGAAAGCCTTGGAAGCCCAGAATTTCCCAAGCGCTGTTCTGAAACTTCTCGAAGGCAAGTGGGCACCCTACAGAGGGAAATGAATGCCTTATTCGTTCAAAAATTGGAGGAAATTCGAAGTAAATCCCCTATATTCTTTACTG TTAAGAACTGA